In a single window of the Ciconia boyciana chromosome 7, ASM3463844v1, whole genome shotgun sequence genome:
- the MMACHC gene encoding cyanocobalamin reductase / alkylcobalamin dealkylase isoform X3, which produces MFDKALKPFVNKERLKIIRDPVDQCVSHHLSRVKEKFPDQKVDVIFDYEILPSRKPKFLAQTAAHVAGAAYYYQRKDVKLDPWGKKKIYGVCIHPNYGGWFAIRGLLLFPDIQVPFLEQFAPVDCVSTEEKRIELLEQFNFHWQDGRYRDIIEVKERYSEEQKAYFATPPAERFRLLGLTQEAQRSTFH; this is translated from the exons ATGTTTGACAAAGCCCTTAAACCTTTTGTGAACAAAGAACGGTTAAAAATAATCAGGGATCCTGTGGATCAGTGTGTTTCTCATCATTTATCGCGTGTGAAGGAG aAATTCCCCGACCAGAAGGTGGACGTCATCTTTGATTACGAGATCCTGCCAAGCCGAAAGCCCAAGTTCTTGGCACAGACAGCTGCCCATGTTGCTGGAGCTGCATATTACTACCAAAGGAAGGATGTGAAGCTTGATCCTTGGGGTAAAAAG aagatATATGGCGTATGTATCCATCCCAATTATGGCGGTTGGTTTGCTATCCGGGGTCTCCTCCTGTTCCCAGATATTCAGGTACCGTTCCTGGAACAGTTTGCCCCTGTTGACTGTGtgagcacagaggagaaaagaattgagttgctggagcaaTTCAATTTCCACTGGCAGGACGGCCGCTACAGGGACATAATTGAAGTGAAGGAAAGGTACTCGGAGGAGCAAAAAGCCTACTTTGCCACTCCTCCAGCGGAGAGATTCAGACTGCTAGGGCTGACACAAGAAGCCCAGAGAAGCACATTTCACTAA
- the MMACHC gene encoding cyanocobalamin reductase / alkylcobalamin dealkylase isoform X2, with the protein MEGRVAERLRGALGPFGFEVHAFKVGWYNAILQPAFHLPYPDDTLAFVVLSTPSMFDKALKPFVNKERLKIIRDPVDQCVSHHLSRVKEKFPDQKVDVIFDYEILPSRKPKFLAQTAAHVAGAAYYYQRKDVKLDPWGKKIYGVCIHPNYGGWFAIRGLLLFPDIQVPFLEQFAPVDCVSTEEKRIELLEQFNFHWQDGRYRDIIEVKERYSEEQKAYFATPPAERFRLLGLTQEAQRSTFH; encoded by the exons ATGGAGGGGCGCGTGGCGGAGCGGCTCCGCGGTGCCCTGGGCCCCTTCGGCTTCGAGGTGCACGCCTTCAAG GTTGGATGGTACAACGCTATTCTCCAGCCAGCCTTTCATCTTCCCTACCCAGATGACACGCTGGCCTTCGTGGTCCTCAGCACACCTTCAATGTTTGACAAAGCCCTTAAACCTTTTGTGAACAAAGAACGGTTAAAAATAATCAGGGATCCTGTGGATCAGTGTGTTTCTCATCATTTATCGCGTGTGAAGGAG aAATTCCCCGACCAGAAGGTGGACGTCATCTTTGATTACGAGATCCTGCCAAGCCGAAAGCCCAAGTTCTTGGCACAGACAGCTGCCCATGTTGCTGGAGCTGCATATTACTACCAAAGGAAGGATGTGAAGCTTGATCCTTGGGGTAAAAAG atATATGGCGTATGTATCCATCCCAATTATGGCGGTTGGTTTGCTATCCGGGGTCTCCTCCTGTTCCCAGATATTCAGGTACCGTTCCTGGAACAGTTTGCCCCTGTTGACTGTGtgagcacagaggagaaaagaattgagttgctggagcaaTTCAATTTCCACTGGCAGGACGGCCGCTACAGGGACATAATTGAAGTGAAGGAAAGGTACTCGGAGGAGCAAAAAGCCTACTTTGCCACTCCTCCAGCGGAGAGATTCAGACTGCTAGGGCTGACACAAGAAGCCCAGAGAAGCACATTTCACTAA
- the MMACHC gene encoding cyanocobalamin reductase / alkylcobalamin dealkylase isoform X1 codes for MEGRVAERLRGALGPFGFEVHAFKVGWYNAILQPAFHLPYPDDTLAFVVLSTPSMFDKALKPFVNKERLKIIRDPVDQCVSHHLSRVKEKFPDQKVDVIFDYEILPSRKPKFLAQTAAHVAGAAYYYQRKDVKLDPWGKKKIYGVCIHPNYGGWFAIRGLLLFPDIQVPFLEQFAPVDCVSTEEKRIELLEQFNFHWQDGRYRDIIEVKERYSEEQKAYFATPPAERFRLLGLTQEAQRSTFH; via the exons ATGGAGGGGCGCGTGGCGGAGCGGCTCCGCGGTGCCCTGGGCCCCTTCGGCTTCGAGGTGCACGCCTTCAAG GTTGGATGGTACAACGCTATTCTCCAGCCAGCCTTTCATCTTCCCTACCCAGATGACACGCTGGCCTTCGTGGTCCTCAGCACACCTTCAATGTTTGACAAAGCCCTTAAACCTTTTGTGAACAAAGAACGGTTAAAAATAATCAGGGATCCTGTGGATCAGTGTGTTTCTCATCATTTATCGCGTGTGAAGGAG aAATTCCCCGACCAGAAGGTGGACGTCATCTTTGATTACGAGATCCTGCCAAGCCGAAAGCCCAAGTTCTTGGCACAGACAGCTGCCCATGTTGCTGGAGCTGCATATTACTACCAAAGGAAGGATGTGAAGCTTGATCCTTGGGGTAAAAAG aagatATATGGCGTATGTATCCATCCCAATTATGGCGGTTGGTTTGCTATCCGGGGTCTCCTCCTGTTCCCAGATATTCAGGTACCGTTCCTGGAACAGTTTGCCCCTGTTGACTGTGtgagcacagaggagaaaagaattgagttgctggagcaaTTCAATTTCCACTGGCAGGACGGCCGCTACAGGGACATAATTGAAGTGAAGGAAAGGTACTCGGAGGAGCAAAAAGCCTACTTTGCCACTCCTCCAGCGGAGAGATTCAGACTGCTAGGGCTGACACAAGAAGCCCAGAGAAGCACATTTCACTAA